A part of Deinococcus aerius genomic DNA contains:
- the ispH gene encoding 4-hydroxy-3-methylbut-2-enyl diphosphate reductase, translating into MVERIHLAKPRGFCAGVVMAIQAVEKAARAEDKPVTVYHSIVHNHTVVERLERGHDVHFVESLDDITALPDGSETVVFSAHGISPAVRERARALGLATIDATCPLVTKVHTEAKKYAREGYTILLIGDSARHQEVIGTRGEAPEHTIIVGVLGKTGEGLHDPHTVEVPDPGRVVVLTQTTLSVDDTRRTVDILKARFPRLVVPPSEDLCYATKNRQDAVKAIAPQVDAFLVLTSTHSSNGMRLLELARDLCGRAERLETDADLAHLDLTGVRSLGITSAASTPDDLVQNVVAHFRRLNPKLEVIEEGEWENIEFREPKKILAGEALPRTMQ; encoded by the coding sequence ATGGTTGAACGCATTCATCTCGCCAAGCCGCGCGGCTTCTGCGCGGGCGTGGTCATGGCGATCCAGGCGGTCGAAAAGGCCGCGCGGGCCGAGGATAAGCCGGTAACCGTCTACCACTCCATCGTCCACAACCACACGGTCGTCGAGCGGCTGGAGCGGGGACACGACGTGCACTTCGTGGAGAGCCTGGACGACATCACGGCGCTGCCGGACGGCAGTGAAACGGTCGTCTTCAGCGCCCACGGCATCAGCCCGGCGGTGCGCGAGCGGGCGCGGGCGCTGGGGCTCGCCACCATCGACGCGACCTGCCCGCTGGTCACCAAGGTCCACACCGAGGCGAAGAAGTACGCCCGGGAGGGCTACACCATCCTCCTGATCGGCGACAGCGCCCGGCACCAGGAGGTCATCGGCACGCGCGGCGAGGCGCCCGAACACACCATCATCGTGGGCGTCCTGGGCAAGACGGGCGAGGGGCTGCACGACCCGCACACGGTCGAGGTGCCCGACCCGGGGCGGGTGGTCGTCCTGACCCAGACCACCCTGAGCGTGGACGACACTCGCCGCACGGTGGACATTTTGAAAGCCCGTTTCCCGCGGCTGGTCGTGCCCCCCAGCGAGGACCTGTGCTACGCGACGAAGAACCGCCAGGACGCGGTGAAGGCCATCGCCCCCCAGGTCGACGCCTTTCTCGTCCTGACCAGCACGCACTCCAGCAACGGGATGAGGCTGCTGGAACTCGCGCGTGACCTGTGCGGACGCGCCGAGAGACTGGAAACGGACGCCGACTTGGCCCACCTCGACCTCACGGGCGTGCGCTCGCTCGGCATCACCAGCGCGGCGAGCACCCCCGACGACCTCGTGCAGAACGTGGTCGCCCACTTCCGCCGCCTCAACCCGAAGCTGGAAGTGATCGAGGAGGGCGAGTGGGAGAACATCGAGTTCCGCGAGCCGAAAAAGATTCTGGCGGGTGAAGCGCTGCCGCGGACGATGCAGTAG
- a CDS encoding phospholipase D-like domain-containing protein, protein MVARLPVLRSLLLLSGLTLGGATGASEFPLGLGGVKAVPSLNPSGISCPAPTDPLELALWRVTTQGGRPDHSCANAFVGFLRTPRTATQLDAFDVTAGQIREARAEVLIASMEWSAGEGHPGWTFASAVRDLYARVRANPANYPGGMTVRVELGGFPDLRRPDGATQPLKLVRDLTRLGVPLNDAAANWHLAVANYRYFPHSHVKLHIIDGQDLTVAGYNYTDLHLPGTAPGGHNLHDLGLRMRGPVAQDGVAVFDDLWRHSQQVSCPEGTGADAVMRDCTLGPAEAATHPTLARTLTPAGGARAFLLYRRPSFDEGDQAHLALLGAARQSLDLMQAEFSPSFPCWYAFQNPDACPAGEWPPYLRAVLGAMERGVRVRVLLVDYGIDRLPNRSGIALVRLEARRRGLEDRFEARYVTFAMHTKAMTVDDRLVLAGSQNFHFASWGPLGLNEAMLATTDPAAVAEQRSSFGDVWLHHSREVPPEWWMRNVRGP, encoded by the coding sequence GTGGTGGCCCGTCTCCCCGTCCTGCGTTCCCTGCTGCTCCTGTCAGGCCTCACGCTGGGCGGGGCGACAGGAGCGTCCGAGTTTCCGCTGGGACTGGGCGGGGTGAAGGCGGTCCCCAGCCTGAACCCCTCGGGCATAAGCTGCCCCGCGCCGACCGACCCGCTGGAACTCGCGCTGTGGCGGGTGACGACCCAGGGCGGGCGGCCCGACCACTCGTGCGCGAACGCCTTCGTGGGCTTCCTGCGGACTCCGCGCACCGCAACCCAGCTCGACGCCTTTGACGTGACGGCCGGGCAGATCCGGGAGGCCCGGGCGGAGGTGCTGATCGCCAGCATGGAGTGGAGCGCGGGGGAGGGGCACCCGGGCTGGACCTTCGCGTCGGCGGTGCGCGACCTGTACGCGCGGGTGCGGGCGAACCCGGCGAACTACCCGGGGGGCATGACCGTGCGCGTGGAGCTGGGGGGCTTCCCGGACCTGAGGCGCCCCGACGGCGCCACCCAGCCGCTGAAACTCGTGCGCGACCTGACCCGGCTGGGCGTGCCGCTGAACGACGCGGCCGCGAACTGGCACCTCGCGGTGGCGAACTACCGCTACTTTCCGCACAGCCACGTCAAACTGCATATCATCGACGGGCAGGACCTGACGGTCGCGGGGTACAACTACACCGACCTTCACCTGCCGGGCACGGCGCCGGGCGGGCACAACCTCCACGACCTGGGCCTGCGGATGCGCGGCCCGGTGGCGCAGGACGGGGTGGCCGTGTTCGATGACCTGTGGCGGCACTCGCAGCAGGTGAGCTGCCCGGAGGGGACCGGGGCCGACGCGGTGATGCGGGACTGCACGCTCGGTCCAGCGGAAGCGGCGACCCACCCCACGCTCGCCCGGACGCTGACACCCGCCGGGGGGGCGCGGGCCTTCCTCCTCTACCGCCGCCCCTCCTTCGACGAGGGGGACCAGGCCCACCTCGCGCTGCTGGGGGCGGCCCGGCAAAGCCTGGACCTGATGCAGGCGGAATTCAGCCCCAGCTTTCCCTGCTGGTATGCCTTCCAGAACCCCGACGCCTGCCCGGCGGGCGAGTGGCCGCCGTACCTCCGCGCCGTGCTGGGGGCGATGGAGCGGGGCGTGCGGGTGCGGGTGCTGCTGGTGGACTACGGCATCGACCGCCTTCCCAACCGCAGCGGCATAGCCCTGGTGCGGCTGGAGGCGCGGCGGCGCGGGCTGGAGGACCGCTTCGAGGCGAGATACGTCACCTTTGCCATGCACACGAAGGCGATGACGGTGGACGACCGCCTGGTCCTGGCCGGGAGCCAGAATTTCCACTTCGCGTCGTGGGGTCCCCTGGGGCTGAACGAGGCGATGCTGGCGACCACGGACCCGGCGGCGGTGGCCGAGCAGCGCTCCAGCTTCGGGGACGTGTGGCTCCACCACAGCCGCGAGGTGCCGCCGGAGTGGTGGATGCGGAACGTGCGGGGACCGTGA
- a CDS encoding NAD(P)/FAD-dependent oxidoreductase, which yields MQSEPSSRTDVLVIGGGPAGLYAAFYAGWRGLSVRVLEARGEPGGQLMALYPDKTVYDAPGSPQVRAADLVAALLAQLGPLDVQVRTGEVARTLEPDGRGGWTVGTAGGLYEAGAVILAAGLGALLPREVRIAGAETHPDVRTDLPNPAGLAGRQVLVVGGVPQATRAAAELAEAGAAVTLTHRRAGFRGDPGTLARLEAARQAGQVRVLAPAILDRLTPLGAELTVSGEATHVQADTVLVLNGYLPDLSPLLGWPLDWDGEYVPDGPGGETVLPGVYVVGDLARSGGDFKLLSLAFAQAALAANHAAHHVRPELKVRPGHSSERGGYPRPATKP from the coding sequence ATGCAGAGCGAGCCGTCCTCCCGCACAGACGTTCTGGTGATCGGCGGCGGCCCGGCGGGGCTGTACGCCGCCTTCTACGCGGGCTGGCGCGGCCTGAGCGTGCGGGTGCTGGAGGCCCGCGGCGAGCCCGGCGGGCAACTGATGGCCCTCTACCCCGACAAGACCGTGTACGACGCGCCGGGCTCGCCACAGGTGCGGGCCGCCGATCTGGTCGCCGCGCTGCTGGCGCAACTGGGACCGCTGGACGTGCAGGTCAGGACCGGCGAGGTGGCGCGGACACTGGAGCCGGATGGCAGGGGGGGCTGGACCGTCGGTACGGCTGGGGGCCTGTACGAAGCCGGGGCCGTGATCCTGGCGGCGGGGCTGGGTGCCCTCCTGCCGAGGGAGGTGCGAATAGCCGGGGCCGAGACACACCCGGACGTGCGAACCGACCTGCCGAATCCGGCCGGACTCGCTGGCAGGCAGGTCCTCGTGGTGGGAGGCGTTCCCCAGGCCACCCGGGCCGCCGCCGAACTCGCGGAGGCGGGCGCGGCGGTCACCCTCACCCACCGCCGGGCAGGATTCCGGGGCGACCCGGGGACCTTGGCGCGGCTGGAGGCGGCGCGGCAGGCGGGCCAGGTGCGGGTTCTCGCCCCGGCCATCCTCGACCGGCTCACTCCCCTCGGCGCCGAGTTGACGGTGAGCGGCGAGGCCACGCACGTGCAGGCCGACACGGTCCTCGTCCTGAACGGCTACCTCCCCGACCTCTCCCCCCTGCTGGGCTGGCCGCTGGACTGGGACGGCGAGTACGTACCGGATGGGCCGGGCGGCGAGACGGTTCTGCCGGGCGTCTACGTCGTCGGCGACCTCGCCCGCTCGGGTGGGGACTTCAAGCTGCTCTCGCTGGCCTTCGCGCAGGCGGCCCTGGCTGCCAACCACGCCGCGCACCACGTCCGCCCGGAACTGAAGGTGAGGCCGGGCCACAGCAGCGAGCGGGGCGGGTATCCGCGCCCGGCAACGAAGCCCTGA
- a CDS encoding glycerol-3-phosphate acyltransferase → MAFLSVLLLGLAFLAGSLPLGHWLLSRMGVNPRVNSAYNLGVENVLRRVGPGLATASAALDFAKGFLAVLMASSLGSPELCVMAALAAYLGHLNPPRLLYGDMPPRGRGNLVLLGVLAGLSVAGGVSLWLTVLPVVLYAAALGFWGYISGATLLGLLAFTALVALSPLDIPAKLAALGLLVAATWRFKENLGRILDGTEPRFGEDVPVAGKRADEVVTAFMIHPMTLENFWQSRRFSWMKPLVERGVLSEKSVRQMAENLRPMKVGELHGIRTPEGQEIRCYLLSSPLLPDVFRDQPELATRRAIEGARLAHELGAEVFGLGAFWSVVGNKGVDVQAAVPEITITNGGAYTSGTIKAAIPGILEHFRQTGRDLKGATAGVVGANGVVAFGIARTIAPQVGKVIMIGRDMERLERSAATLRRAARETEIVTTTDYHTLREADLIFSATSDPNPVIFPQHVKPGAWIFDEGRPADVDESVLEVPGVRVIPGGVVRPPGGMTSNIDLQFGEGAVPACLAETLIIAATGEHHRKSLGPQTLTENINFFVEEAERLGFQVVD, encoded by the coding sequence ATGGCTTTTCTGTCCGTGCTGCTCCTGGGCCTCGCGTTTCTGGCGGGGAGCCTGCCGCTGGGGCACTGGCTGCTCTCCCGCATGGGCGTGAACCCGCGCGTGAACAGCGCGTACAACCTGGGCGTCGAGAACGTGCTGCGGCGGGTCGGGCCGGGCCTGGCGACGGCCAGCGCGGCGCTCGATTTTGCCAAGGGCTTCCTGGCGGTGTTGATGGCCTCCTCGCTGGGCTCGCCGGAACTGTGCGTGATGGCGGCCCTGGCCGCTTACCTGGGCCACCTCAACCCACCGCGCCTTCTGTACGGCGACATGCCGCCGCGTGGGCGCGGGAACCTTGTGCTGCTGGGGGTGCTGGCGGGGCTCTCGGTGGCGGGCGGGGTGAGCCTGTGGCTGACGGTGCTGCCCGTGGTTCTGTACGCCGCCGCTCTGGGCTTCTGGGGATACATCAGCGGCGCGACGCTCCTGGGCCTGCTCGCCTTCACGGCGCTGGTGGCGCTCTCGCCGCTGGACATTCCCGCCAAGCTCGCGGCGCTGGGCCTGCTCGTGGCGGCGACGTGGCGCTTCAAGGAGAATCTGGGCCGGATTCTCGACGGCACCGAACCGCGATTCGGGGAGGACGTGCCGGTGGCCGGGAAACGCGCCGACGAGGTCGTGACGGCCTTCATGATCCACCCCATGACGCTGGAGAACTTCTGGCAGTCGCGCCGCTTCTCGTGGATGAAGCCGCTCGTCGAGCGCGGCGTCCTGAGCGAGAAGAGCGTGCGCCAGATGGCCGAGAACCTGCGGCCCATGAAGGTCGGGGAACTCCACGGCATCCGCACCCCGGAGGGCCAGGAGATTCGCTGCTACCTGCTGAGCAGCCCCCTCCTTCCCGACGTGTTCCGCGACCAGCCGGAACTCGCCACCCGCCGCGCCATCGAGGGCGCCCGCCTCGCGCACGAGCTGGGGGCGGAGGTGTTCGGCCTGGGCGCCTTCTGGAGCGTGGTGGGCAATAAGGGCGTGGACGTGCAGGCCGCGGTCCCGGAGATCACGATCACGAACGGCGGGGCGTACACCAGCGGCACGATCAAGGCCGCGATTCCCGGCATCCTGGAACACTTCCGGCAGACGGGCCGCGACCTGAAGGGGGCGACGGCGGGCGTCGTGGGCGCGAACGGGGTGGTCGCCTTCGGGATCGCGCGGACCATCGCGCCGCAGGTCGGCAAGGTCATCATGATCGGGCGGGACATGGAGCGGCTGGAACGGAGCGCGGCCACCCTGCGCCGGGCGGCGAGGGAGACGGAGATCGTCACCACGACCGACTACCACACCCTGCGGGAGGCCGACCTGATCTTCAGCGCGACCTCGGACCCCAACCCGGTGATCTTCCCGCAGCACGTCAAGCCGGGCGCCTGGATCTTCGACGAGGGCCGTCCCGCCGATGTCGACGAGAGCGTGCTGGAGGTGCCGGGCGTGCGGGTGATCCCCGGCGGGGTGGTGCGCCCCCCCGGCGGCATGACGAGCAACATCGACCTGCAGTTCGGGGAGGGCGCCGTGCCCGCCTGCCTCGCCGAGACGCTCATCATCGCGGCGACGGGCGAGCATCACCGCAAGAGCCTGGGGCCGCAGACGCTGACGGAGAACATCAATTTCTTCGTGGAGGAGGCTGAGCGGCTGGGCTTTCAGGTGGTGGACTAA
- a CDS encoding cold-shock protein produces the protein MAQGRVKWFNVEKGYGFIEHPGNPDVFVHYSAIQSGGFRKLNEGDEVEFEVEAGQGNKGPQAKNVVVTNAAPAPMGGQGYSGGGNRW, from the coding sequence ATGGCTCAAGGTCGGGTAAAGTGGTTTAACGTCGAAAAGGGCTACGGGTTTATCGAACACCCCGGTAACCCCGACGTGTTCGTGCACTACAGCGCCATCCAGAGCGGCGGCTTTCGCAAGCTGAACGAGGGCGACGAGGTCGAGTTCGAGGTCGAGGCCGGTCAGGGCAACAAAGGCCCCCAGGCCAAGAACGTGGTCGTCACGAACGCCGCTCCCGCACCGATGGGTGGTCAGGGCTATTCGGGCGGCGGCAACCGCTGGTAA
- a CDS encoding NUDIX hydrolase, which yields MPASSPPGPEAPTPGAGGVVLDAAGRVLLVRYRSGAWAFPKGHVEPGETLEQTAVREVREETGVTATPLAPLPETRYTNDRGEARVIHWFAMRAAGTAPTTLEETFPEGGFFPAGVAAAMLTYPEDQHLLRAALAALPGATRG from the coding sequence ATGCCCGCCTCCTCCCCGCCCGGCCCCGAGGCTCCCACCCCCGGCGCGGGGGGCGTCGTGCTGGACGCTGCCGGGCGGGTCCTGCTCGTGCGCTACCGCAGCGGCGCCTGGGCCTTTCCCAAGGGCCACGTCGAGCCGGGCGAGACGCTGGAGCAGACCGCCGTGCGCGAGGTGCGCGAGGAAACCGGCGTCACCGCCACCCCCCTGGCCCCCCTGCCCGAGACCCGCTACACCAACGACCGGGGCGAGGCGCGCGTGATCCACTGGTTCGCCATGCGGGCGGCGGGGACCGCGCCCACCACCCTGGAGGAGACCTTCCCCGAGGGGGGGTTTTTCCCCGCCGGGGTGGCGGCGGCTATGTTAACGTACCCCGAAGACCAACATCTGCTGCGCGCCGCGCTGGCCGCCCTGCCCGGGGCGACCCGCGGGTGA
- a CDS encoding gamma carbonic anhydrase family protein, producing MPVYALDEIRPEIHPTAFIAPSADLTGRVSVAEEASVWFGAAARGDIEPVTIGPRCNVQDGAVLHTDAGYPCTLEADVTVGHRAVVHGAHCAPGSLVGMGAIMLNGSRLGAGAVLAAGALLREGQEVPDGMLAVGVPARVVREVEAPGNAARYVEQAARYRRSLERGDG from the coding sequence ATGCCCGTGTATGCCCTCGACGAAATCCGTCCCGAGATTCACCCCACCGCCTTCATCGCCCCCAGTGCCGACCTGACCGGGCGCGTGTCGGTGGCCGAGGAGGCCAGCGTGTGGTTCGGGGCGGCGGCGCGGGGGGACATCGAGCCAGTCACCATCGGCCCCCGCTGCAACGTGCAAGATGGGGCGGTGCTGCACACCGACGCCGGGTATCCCTGCACGTTGGAGGCGGACGTGACGGTCGGCCACCGGGCGGTCGTTCACGGGGCCCACTGCGCGCCCGGCAGCCTGGTGGGGATGGGGGCGATCATGCTCAACGGCTCCCGGCTGGGGGCCGGGGCGGTCCTCGCCGCCGGGGCTTTGCTGCGCGAGGGCCAGGAGGTTCCCGACGGGATGCTCGCCGTGGGGGTGCCCGCGCGGGTGGTGCGTGAGGTCGAGGCGCCCGGCAACGCCGCCCGCTACGTGGAGCAGGCCGCCCGGTACCGCCGCAGCCTGGAACGGGGGGACGGCTGA
- a CDS encoding YjgN family protein, whose protein sequence is MTDAPPTVPPGRHEQARPVPAGGEAGLVPAPTVTTYPMTFTGQAGEYFRIWIVNSALTIVTLGLYLPWARVRQRQYFYGHTWVDGHNFEYTANPLALLRGYLVVGALFLAYSLALNVQFRGWEYVAGVIGLAYVVLYPWLVMKSLRFLAVSTTHRGLRFRHYGKAGGAYAAYGLANLASGLTAGLALPWAWFMQRRYQVENAAYGDARATFRGDVGHFYVIGLTGLAVAIGGGVLLGVGGFLLVALLTGVLDSLGGDVLNGPISTATLVMIGALYLAFLALYAVAWQYVRAATMRSVLNGVEIGGVVRTGATFSPWRLVWIGVSNTAAQVLTLGLATPWAAVRRARYVVSGVQVRAITPLDDFAASQAPPENALGEAATELLDINLGF, encoded by the coding sequence ATGACTGACGCGCCGCCCACCGTCCCCCCCGGCCGACACGAGCAGGCCCGCCCGGTCCCGGCCGGGGGAGAGGCGGGCCTGGTCCCCGCGCCGACGGTCACCACCTACCCCATGACCTTCACCGGGCAGGCGGGCGAGTATTTCCGCATCTGGATCGTGAACAGCGCGCTCACCATCGTGACGCTGGGGCTGTACCTGCCCTGGGCGCGGGTGCGGCAGCGGCAGTATTTCTACGGCCACACCTGGGTGGACGGGCACAACTTCGAGTACACCGCGAACCCCCTCGCCCTGCTGCGGGGCTACCTGGTCGTGGGCGCCCTGTTCCTGGCGTACTCGCTCGCCCTGAATGTGCAGTTTCGCGGCTGGGAGTATGTCGCGGGCGTGATCGGCCTGGCCTACGTGGTGCTGTATCCCTGGCTGGTGATGAAGTCGCTGCGCTTCCTGGCCGTGAGCACCACCCACCGCGGCCTGCGCTTCCGGCACTACGGGAAGGCGGGCGGGGCGTACGCGGCCTACGGGCTGGCGAACCTCGCCTCGGGGCTGACGGCGGGGCTGGCCCTGCCCTGGGCATGGTTCATGCAGCGCCGTTACCAGGTGGAGAACGCGGCGTACGGCGACGCCCGGGCCACCTTCCGGGGGGACGTGGGCCACTTCTACGTCATCGGGTTGACCGGGCTGGCGGTGGCGATTGGGGGCGGGGTGCTGCTGGGGGTGGGGGGCTTCCTGCTCGTGGCGCTGCTCACCGGTGTGCTGGACTCCCTGGGGGGGGACGTGCTGAACGGCCCCATCTCGACCGCCACCCTGGTCATGATCGGGGCGCTCTACCTCGCCTTCCTCGCCCTGTACGCCGTCGCCTGGCAGTACGTGCGCGCGGCGACCATGCGCTCCGTTCTGAATGGGGTGGAGATCGGCGGCGTGGTGCGGACAGGGGCGACTTTCAGCCCATGGCGGCTGGTGTGGATCGGGGTGTCGAATACCGCGGCGCAGGTGCTCACCCTGGGCCTGGCGACGCCCTGGGCCGCGGTGCGCCGGGCCCGCTACGTGGTGAGCGGCGTGCAGGTCCGCGCCATCACCCCCCTGGACGACTTCGCCGCCTCCCAGGCCCCGCCCGAGAACGCGCTCGGCGAGGCGGCCACCGAACTCCTCGACATCAACCTGGGGTTCTGA